The Arachis hypogaea cultivar Tifrunner chromosome 14, arahy.Tifrunner.gnm2.J5K5, whole genome shotgun sequence genome has a segment encoding these proteins:
- the LOC112744463 gene encoding uncharacterized protein: MLTILRLNQKKFVTRIPHNTTWYLCSTLKFCTQPQSQSSLQTTEVDNLILLNKTSSYPCSTFKLCTQPKTSLETKPIDVDTITRIINDHPFPDQPLHPILLHHLPPSTITTRLIENVLGRLFASHCNGLKALEFFNFTLHHSHSPLSPDSLEKTLHILTRMRYFERAWSLLKEIGRTHPSLLTLKSMSIMLTKIAKFQSTDNTLEAFRRMEHDVFVGKVFGTDEFNVLLKAFCTQRRMKETRSVFVKMAPRFPANTKTMNILLLGFKESGDVTSVELFYHEMVKRGFSPDGVTYNIRIDAYCKKACLGDALRVLDEMEQRGFVPTIETITTLIHGAGLARNKGKAWQLFNEIPSRNLVVDTGAYNALISTLVRVKHIESALSLMDEMVDKHIELDGVTYHTMFLGLKRTKGIEGVSEFYQTMTKRNFVPKTRTVVTLMKYFCQNSRVDLGLSLWKYMVERGHCPHSHALDILVTGLCSRNLLQEAFECSKQLLERGRHMSTASFSMMENFLLKAGHKEKLKDLDQMIKKLQSILPPSRGHATGISTSRIIE, translated from the coding sequence ATGCTCACAATACTTAGGCTGAACCAAAAGAAATTTGTCACTAGAATTCCACACAACACAACTTGGTATCTATGTTCCACCCTCAAATTTTGCACTCAACCTCAATCTCAATCATCTTTGCAAACAACAGAAGTTGACAACCTCATACTCCTCAATAAGACAAGCTCATACCCATGTTCCACATTCAAATTGTGCACTCAACCTAAAACATCTTTGGAGACAAAACCAATTGATGTGGACACCATCACCAGAATCATCAATGACCACCCTTTCCCTGACCAACCCCTTCACCCCATACTGCTACATCACCTCCCTCCTTCCACCATCACCACCCGGCTTATTGAAAATGTCCTTGGTCGCCTCTTTGCTTCACATTGCAACGGCCTCAAGGCTCTTGAGTTCTTTAACTTCACCCTCCACCATTCCCACTCTCCCCTCAGTCCCGATTCCTTGGAGAAGACGCTTCATATTCTTACTAGGATGAGGTATTTTGAGAGAGCTTGGAGCTTGTTAAAGGAAATTGGGAGAACCCATCCTTCACTCCTCACACTCAAGTCCATGAGCATTATGTTGACCAAAATTGCCAAATTTCAATCCACTGACAACACTCTTGAAGCTTTTAGGAGGATGGAGCATGATGTGTTTGTTGGGAAGGTGTTTGGAACTGATGAGTTCAATGTGCTTCTGAAAGCATTTTGCACTCAGAGGCGGATGAAGGAGACTAGGTCTGTATTTGTTAAGATGGCGCCGAGGTTTCCTGCGAATACTAAGACCATGAACATTTTGCTGTTGGGGTTCAAGGAATCAGGTGATGTTACCTCTGTTGAGCTCTTCTATCATGAAATGGTTAAGAGGGGTTTTAGTCCTGATGGTGTGACTTATAATATTAGGATTGATGCTTACTGCAAAAAAGCTTGTTTAGGTGATGCTTTGAGGGTTTTGGATGAAATGGAGCAGAGGGGTTTTGTCCCTACAATCGAAACCATAACCACATTAATCCATGGAGCAGGGTTGGCACGGAACAAAGGAAAGGCATGGCAATTGTTCAACGAGATTCCGTCTAGAAACTTGGTTGTGGATACTGGTGCCTATAATGCTCTGATTAGTACATTGGTTAGAGTCAAACATATTGAATCTGCGCTTTCCTTGATGGACGAGATGGTTGATAAACACATTGAGCTTGATGGGGTAACTTACCACACAATGTTCTTAGGGTTGAAGAGGACAAAGGGGATTGAAGGTGTGAGTGAATTTTACCAGACAATGACTAAAAGGAATTTTGTTCCGAAAACAAGAACAGTTGTGACACTAATGAAATATTTCTGCCAAAATTCTCGTGTTGATTTGGGTTTGAGTTTATGGAAATACATGGTTGAGAGAGGGCATTGTCCTCATTCTCATGCTTTGGATATTCTAGTCACTGGATTATGCTCCCGGAATTTATTGCAAGAAGCTTTTGAGTGCTCCAAACAATTGTTAGAACGAGGAAGACATATGAGCACTGCTTCATTTTCAATGATGGAAAATTTTTTACTGAAGGCTGGTCACAAAGAAAAGTTGAAGGATCTAGATCAAATGATTAAAAAATTGCAAAGTATCTTACCACCATCAAGAGGACATGCTACTGGTATTTCTACCTCCAGGATTATTGaatag
- the LOC112744464 gene encoding uncharacterized protein isoform X1 — protein MATAALCQLHSSSSSSLCHVSSSSSSSSSSSAAAAASVCGRVSCRAPQPQVHLSVSASSPDKTIFQIENSGVIACLRAKSAEVAYEVANAAIAGGISVLEIVVSTPGSKPAGQGAPDYGTRSMLAPFKFLVGTVLRIEDAKAAVNAGAKFLMSPAIVKDVMYYIQNGEVLYIPGTMTPTEILSACEAGAKIVKIYPVSALGGFQYISAIKKPFPHVSMVASQGINIDSIEEYISRGASAVVLSDAIFDKEAIAQRNYEKIQKLAHSAALLGNKAVNR, from the exons ATGGCCACTGCAGCACTCTGCCAATTgcactcttcatcttcttcttccctaTGCCatgtatcttcttcttcttcttcttcttcttcttcttctgctgctgctgctgcttcagTATGTGGTAGAGTTTCATGCAGAGCACCTCAGCCTCAGGTTCATCTTTCAGTTTCAGCATCTTCACCTGACAAAACAATATTCCAGATTGAGAATTCTGGTGTCATAGCTTGCCTCAGAGCTAAAag TGCAGAAGTGGCCTATGAAGTTGCAAATGCTGCAATAGCAGGTGGCATCTCAGTT TTGGAGATTGTGGTGTCAACCCCAG GTTCTAAACCAGCTGGTCAAGGAGCACCCGACTATGGCACTCGGAGTATGCTCGCACCCTTCAAGTTTCTG GTTGGGACTGTTCTCAGGATTGAGGATGCAAAAGCTGCAGTCAATGCCGGAGCAAAATTTCTGATGAGTCCAGCAATTGTTAAG GACGTTATGTATTACATTCAGAATGGTGAAGTTTTATACATTCCTGGCACAATGACTCCAACTGAA ATATTGTCTGCATGTGAAGCAGGAGCTAAAATTGTCAAG ATTTATCCGGTTTCTGCACTTGGAGGATTTCAGTACATATCAGCAATCAAGAAGCCTTTTCCTCATGTCTCTATGGTTGCTTCTCAGGGGATAAATATAG ACTCTATTGAGGAATATATTTCGCGGGGAGCATCGGCCGTTGTTCTGTCGGACGCCATATTCGACAAAGAGGCGATCGCGCAAAGAAATTACGAAAAGATACAAAAACTTGCACATTCTGCAGCCTTGCTGGGTAATAAAGCTGTAAATAGGTGA
- the LOC112744464 gene encoding uncharacterized protein isoform X2, with protein sequence MATAALCQLHSSSSSSLCHVSSSSSSSSSSSAAAAASVCGRVSCRAPQPQVHLSVSASSPDKTIFQIENSGVIACLRAKSAEVAYEVANAAIAGGISVLEIVVSTPGVFEVLNQLVKEHPTMALGVGTVLRIEDAKAAVNAGAKFLMSPAIVKDVMYYIQNGEVLYIPGTMTPTEILSACEAGAKIVKIYPVSALGGFQYISAIKKPFPHVSMVASQGINIDSIEEYISRGASAVVLSDAIFDKEAIAQRNYEKIQKLAHSAALLGNKAVNR encoded by the exons ATGGCCACTGCAGCACTCTGCCAATTgcactcttcatcttcttcttccctaTGCCatgtatcttcttcttcttcttcttcttcttcttcttctgctgctgctgctgcttcagTATGTGGTAGAGTTTCATGCAGAGCACCTCAGCCTCAGGTTCATCTTTCAGTTTCAGCATCTTCACCTGACAAAACAATATTCCAGATTGAGAATTCTGGTGTCATAGCTTGCCTCAGAGCTAAAag TGCAGAAGTGGCCTATGAAGTTGCAAATGCTGCAATAGCAGGTGGCATCTCAGTT TTGGAGATTGTGGTGTCAACCCCAGGTGTGTTTGAG GTTCTAAACCAGCTGGTCAAGGAGCACCCGACTATGGCACTCGGA GTTGGGACTGTTCTCAGGATTGAGGATGCAAAAGCTGCAGTCAATGCCGGAGCAAAATTTCTGATGAGTCCAGCAATTGTTAAG GACGTTATGTATTACATTCAGAATGGTGAAGTTTTATACATTCCTGGCACAATGACTCCAACTGAA ATATTGTCTGCATGTGAAGCAGGAGCTAAAATTGTCAAG ATTTATCCGGTTTCTGCACTTGGAGGATTTCAGTACATATCAGCAATCAAGAAGCCTTTTCCTCATGTCTCTATGGTTGCTTCTCAGGGGATAAATATAG ACTCTATTGAGGAATATATTTCGCGGGGAGCATCGGCCGTTGTTCTGTCGGACGCCATATTCGACAAAGAGGCGATCGCGCAAAGAAATTACGAAAAGATACAAAAACTTGCACATTCTGCAGCCTTGCTGGGTAATAAAGCTGTAAATAGGTGA